From Dioscorea cayenensis subsp. rotundata cultivar TDr96_F1 chromosome 22, TDr96_F1_v2_PseudoChromosome.rev07_lg8_w22 25.fasta, whole genome shotgun sequence, a single genomic window includes:
- the LOC120252714 gene encoding diphthine--ammonia ligase-like, whose product MTPGDDVEDMFILLSEIKQNFPFINAVSSDAIASDYQRFRVESVCSRLGHVSLAYLWKQDQTLLFDEMIEKGIVALIIKVVTMGLVPAKHLGKELAELQSHLLQMKEASVCMLSVASVLFHSFHSKFHTCVSLSRHNNSWWFLRIVALQFMHMRILFRIKTHCYIRFNPLFILELNLSQHEHLEQES is encoded by the exons ATGACACCAGGGGATGATGTTGAAGATATGTTTATTTTGCTAAgcgaaatcaaacaaaattttccCTTTATAAATGCAGTTTCTTCTGATGCCATTGCCTCTGATTATCAGAGGTTTAGAGTGGAGAGCGTCTGCTCAAGATTAGGCCATGTTTCTCTGGCTTATTTATGGAAGCAAGATCAAACTTTGCTTTTTGACGAAATg ATAGAAAAGGGGATTGTGGCCTTAATAATTAAG GTTGTTACAATGGGTTTGGTTCCAGCTAAGCACTTGGGAAAAGAACTTGCAGAATTGCAATCTCATCTTCTGCAAATGAAAGA GGCAAGTGTGTGCATGCTGAGCGTAGCTTCTGTTTTATTTCACTCTTTTCACAGTAAGTTCCATACCTGTGTTAGTTTATCCAGGCACAACAATTCTTGGTGGTTTCTGAGGATAGTAGCTTTGCAATTTATGCACATGAGGATTCTTTTTCGAATTAAAACCCACTGCTATATTCGTTTCAACCCACTATTTATTTTGGAGCTTAACCTTTCACAGCATGAACATCTTGAACAAGAAAGTTAG
- the LOC120252688 gene encoding dCTP pyrophosphatase 1-like, giving the protein MANMRAGEEQEKQVQKVVVVEEEEENKVMDVSLNLLSLKLKEFAKARDWKEYHTPRNLLLAMVAEVGELSEIFMWRGEVGRGLHDWDEAEKEHLGEELADVLLYLIQLSDACEVDLGGAALNKISKNALKYPPK; this is encoded by the exons ATGGCAAACATGAGAGCAGGTGAAGAACAAGAGAAGCAGGTTCAgaaagtagtagtagtagaagaagaggaggagaataaGGTGATGGATGTGAGCCTCAACTTGCTCTCATTGAAGCTTAAGGAATTTGCAAAGGCTAGAGACTGGAAAGAGTACCACACTCCAAGAAATCTACTGCTTGCTAtg GTTGCTGAAGTTGGGGAGTTGTCAGAGATATTCATGTGGAGAGGAGAAGTGGGAAGGGGATTACATGACTGGGATGAAGCAGAGAAGGAACATTTAGGAGAAGAGCTTGCTGATGTTCTATTGTATCTCATTCAGTTATCTGATGCTTGTGAGGTTGATCTTGGTGGTGCTGCTCTCAATAAGATTTCAAAGAATGCTCTCAAATACCCACCAAAATAA
- the LOC120252713 gene encoding diphthine--ammonia ligase-like produces MKVVALVSGGKDSCYAMMRCIHYGHEIVALANLMPLDDSVDELDSYMYQTVGHQIITSYAECMGIPLFRRRIRGSTRHAHLSYSITPGDEVEDMFILLSEIKQYFPFINAVSSGAIASDYQRLRVESVCSRLGLVSLAYLWKQDQTLLLDEMIEKGIVAIIIKVAAMGLVPAKHLGKELADLQPHLLQMKEFCGINVCGEGGEYETLTLDCPLFKNARIVLDKFQILLHSPDSIAPVGILHPIAFHLEYKKDISSLRGAGGNIDGCSDKMGCVHVVEGSSTDSCIVRCQSSHPVPDNYSYEHLRLCISTTKRDVFSVGCWIEGPSLGLPEDLTAVLWRIESLLRTEGFDWVDVLYIHLYISDMKHFALANEVYVKFITEKKCSLGVPSRSTIELPLKQVGYGHAYVEVLVASDRSKRVLHVQSISCWAPSCIGPYSQATLDKEVLYMAGQLGLDPPTMELCAGGLVAELVQALENSEAIANCFNSSLASAILIVVYCSAYLQSSERYKIQQMITDFLKQKVSEMQTACICSAFDPIFLYVLAPDLPKGALVEVKPVLHIPENSEESVETNLHQDHDKKPHDRVLEYARWHDSCCQNYIVSEKICAVLVSVTKDVAADICGKNLQNAQGFEANGFVKDMKTIVKFCINLLDKILVENNFSWEDLKSLRVYFTTDLSTTADVLSLTISEVLGEFAEVGKRVQVNEPIFNLIPVLGSGGSSFMDDLITCELFASKL; encoded by the exons ATGAAGGTGGTGGCGTTGGTGAGCGGCGGCAAAGATAGCTGCTATGCCATGATGCGTTGCATCCATTATGGCCATGAG ATCGTGGCACTGGCTAATTTGATGCCGCTTGATGACTCTGTTGATGAATTGGATAGCTATATGTACCAAACT GTTGGGCACCAGATTATAACCAGCTATGCAGAATGCATGGGGATTCCATTGTTTCGGAGACGGATACGCGGATCGACAAG GCATGCCCATCTAAGTTATTCAATAACGCCAGGGGATGAAGTTGAAGATATGTTTATTTTGCTAAGCGAAATCAAACAATATTTTCCCTTTATAAATGCAGTTTCTTCTGGTGCCATTGCCTCTGATTATCAGAGGTTGAGAGTGGAGAGCGTCTGCTCAAGATTAGGCCTTGTTTCTCTGGCTTATTTATGGAAGCAAGATCAAACTTTGCTTCTTGACGAAATg ATAGAAAAGGGAATCGTGGCCATAATAATTAAG GTTGCAGCAATGGGTTTGGTTCCAGCAAAGCACTTGGGAAAAGAACTTGCAGACTTGCAACCTCATCTTTTGCAAATGAAAGA GTTCTGTGGAATAAATGTGTGTGGCGAAGGAGGAGAATATGAAACCTTAACACTTGACTGCCCTCTTTTCAAA AATGCAAGAATTGTTCTAGACAAGTTTCAAATATTACTGCACTCTCCAGATTCCATTGCTCCAGTTGGCATTCTTCATCCCATTGCTTTCCATCTGGAGTACAAAAAGGATATTTCATCTTTGAGGGGTGCTGGTGGAAATATAGATGGTTGTTCAGATAAAATGGGATGTGTGCATGTAGTGGAAGGGAGCTCCACAGACAGTTGTATTGTCAGGTGCCAGTCATCACATCCGGTGCCTGATAATTATTCTTATGAGCATTTAAGACTATGTATTTCAACCACCAAACGAGATGTGTTTTCCGTGGGCTGTTGGATTGAAGGGCCTTCCCTAG GCCTTCCGGAAGACCTTACAGCTGTTCTCTGGAGAATAGAATCACTACTCAGAACTGAAGGTTTTGACTGGGTGGATGTTTTGTACATTCACCTATATATTTCTGATATGAAGCACTTTGCATTGGCCAATGAAGTGTATGTGAAGTTTATTACAGAAAAGAAGTGTAGCTTGGGTGTTCCATCTCGTAGTACTATTGAATTACCTCTGAAACAAGTTGGTTATGGTCATGCATATGTAGAGGTTTTAGTAGCAAGTGACCGGAGCAAAAGAGTTCTTCATGTTCAAAGTATTTCGTGCTGGGCACCTAGTTGTATTGGCCCATACAGCCAG GCAACTTTAGATAAGGAGGTTCTTTATATGGCTGGACAATTAGGGCTGGACCCCCCTACAATGGAACTTTGTGCAGGAGGTTTGGTTGCTGAGCTGGTTCAAGCTCTTGAAAATTCTGAGGCAATTGCCAATTGCTTTAACAGTTCTCTTGCTTCTGCAATTCTAATTGTCGTTTACTGCTCTGCTTATCTCCAATCTAGTGAGAGGTATAAAATTCAGCAAATGATAACCGACTTTCTCAAACAAAAGGTCTCTGAGATGCAAACTGCATGCATCTGTAGTGCATTTGATCCCATTTTCCTATATGTTCTTGCACCGGATCTTCCAAAAGG AGCACTTGTAGAAGTAAAGCCAGTGCTTCACATCCCCGAGAACAGTGAAGAATCTGTTGAAACCAATCTACACCAAGATCATGATAAGAAACCACATGACAGGGTGTTAGAGTATGCAAGATGGCATGATTCTTGCTGCCAGAATTACATTGTTTCTGAAAAAATATGTGCTGTGTTAGTTTCTGTTACAAAAGATGTAGCTGCAGACATATGCGGCAAAAACCTTCAGAATGCTCAAGGCTTCGAAGCAAATGGCTTTGTGAAGGACATGAAGACAATTGTGAAATTCTGCATTAATCTTCTTGACAAAATCCTTGTAGAAAACAATTTCTCTTGGGAAGACTTGAAG AGTTTGAGGGTCTACTTCACAACAGATTTGTCAACTACCGCGGATGTGCTCTCTCTCACAATTTCTGAGGTTCTTGGTGAATTTGCAGAGGTTGGCAAAAGAGTTCAGGTTAATGAGCCAATATTTAACCTTATTCCAGTTTTGGGATCAGGCGGATCATCATTCATGGATGACTTGATCACCTGTGAATTGTTTGCATCAAAGCTCTGA
- the LOC120252763 gene encoding TBC1 domain family member 15-like isoform X2, with the protein MNCCGTTVNDDFGDIEAFYPIKPDCREDVPQTRFKPKTGKTLSAKRWHSSFSEEGYLDMATVLKRIQRGGVHPSIKGVVWEFLLGCYDPRSTFDERSQLRHKRRSEYEKLKSKCQEMEKAVGSGRVLTAPVISEDGQPAAGSSIDEDVSDDETRDPSAEQEMSDLHVNEEVVKWKLTLHQIGLDVVRTDRTLVYYENQSNQSRLWDVLAVYSWIDRDIGYCQGMSDLCSPIIMLVENEADAFWCFEHLMRRLRGNFKCTSSSIGVRSQLTILASIVKTIDPALHQHLESLDGGEYLFAFRMLMVLFRREFSFVDAMYLWELMWAMEYNPNLFHMYEADGSNDLKVVDTRNNTVSLKQYGKFERKNVKSGVKNEQQATLSIFLAASVLEAKNKRLLMEAKGLDDVVKILNDITGNLDAKKACYDALKLQNKYLSKVKVS; encoded by the exons ATGAATTGCTGTGGTACAACTGTTAATGATGATTTTGGGGATATTGAAGCGTTTTATCCAATAAAGCCTGATTGCAGGGAGGATGTTCCTCAGACTCGTTTCAAGCCCAAG ACTGGGAAAACTCTGAGTGCAAAACGATGGCATTCTTCCTTCTCCGAGGAAGGTTATCTAGATATGGCCACTGTACTGAAGCGGATACAACGGGGG GGTGTTCATCCTTCAATCAAAGGAGTAGTGTGGGAGTTCTTGCTTGGATGTTATGATCCTAGGAGCACTTTTGATGAAAGGAGCCAACTGAGACATAAACGGAG GTCAGagtatgaaaaattaaaatcaaaatgcCAAGAGATGGAGAAGGCTGTTGGAAGTGGCAGAGTGCTTACTGCACCTGTAATTAGTGAAGATGGGCAGCCTGCTGCGGGTTCATCAATAGATGAGGACGTTTCTGATGATGAAACCAGAGACCCTTCAGCAGAGCAGGAAATGAGTGATCTTCATGTCAATGAAGAAGTTGTCAAGTGGAAACTCACCTTGCACCAGATTG GCTTGGATGTAGTTAGAACAGACCGAACGCTTGTTTACTATGAGAATCAAAGTAATCAATCAAGGCTTTGGGATGTTCTTGCAGTATATTCATGGATAGATCGGGATATTGGTTACTGTCAAG GAATGAGTGATCTCTGCTCACCAATAATAATGCTTGTCGAAAATGAGGCAGATGCCTTTTGGTGCTTTGAACATTTAATGCGTAGACTG CGAGGGAATTTTAAATGCACCAGTAGTTCAATTGGAGTTCGATCGCAGCTTACAATACTGGCATCAATTGTAAAAACTATTGATCCGGCACTTCATCAGCATTTAG AAAGCCTGGATGGAGGAGAGTATCTCTTTGCCTTCCGAATGTTGATGGTGCTTTTCCGCAGAGAGTTCTCTTTTGTGGATGCAATGTACCTTTGGGAG TTGATGTGGGCAATGGAGTACAACCCGAATCTCTTCCATATGTATGAAGCCGATGGATCCAACGATCTAAAGGTGGTTGATACGAGGAATAACACCGTATCATTGAAGCAATATGGTAAGTTCGAGAGGAAGAATGTGAAGTCTGGTGTGAAAAATGAGCAACAGGCCACACTGTCCATCTTTCTTGCTGCTAGTGTTCTCGAAGCCAAGAACAAGCGTTTGCTAATGGAGGCCAAAGGCCTGGATGATGTTGTCAAG ATTTTGAATGACATAACTGGAAACTTGGATGCAAAGAAGGCATGTTATGATGCATTGAAGCTTCAAAATAAATACTTGAGTAAG gTAAAAGTATCATGA
- the LOC120252697 gene encoding 60S ribosomal protein L14-2-like — protein sequence MVDVAQYKPYLLNINTSSPPSRRNPCEASCLRLCRRSAVMPFKRYVEIGRVALVNYGKDYGKLVVIVDVVDQNRALVDAPDMVRCQMNFKRLSLTDIKIDIPRIPKKKSLVAAMEAADVKNKWDNSSWGRKLIVQKRRASLNDFDRFKVMLAKIKRGGAIRQELAKLKKQSA from the exons ATGGTTGATGTAGCCCAATATAAACCCTACCTGTTGAACATCAACACGAGTTCTCCTCCCTCGCGCCGGAACCCTTGCGAAGCCTCTTGCCTTCGTTTGTGCCGCCGTTCCGCCGTCATG CCTTTCAAAAGATACGTAGAGATTGGGCGTGTGGCCTTGGTGAACTATGGCAAGGATTATGGCAAGCTTGTAGTCATCGTCGATGTCGTCGACCAGAACCGA GCTCTTGTTGATGCACCTGACATGGTGAGATGTCAAATGAACTTTAAACGTCTCTCCTTGACTGATATCAAGATCGACATACCTAGAATCCCCAAGAAGAAATCACTTGTTGCTGCCATGGAAGCAGCAG ATGTGAAGAACAAGTGGGACAACAGCTCTTGGGGGAGGAAGCTGATTGTTCAGAAGAGGAGAGCTTCCTTGAATGACTTTGATAGGTTCAAGGTCATGTTGGCCAAGATCAAG AGGGGAGGTGCTATCAGGCAGGAGCTCGCCAAGCTGAAGAAGCAGAGCGCATAA
- the LOC120252763 gene encoding GTPase-activating protein GYP7-like isoform X3, translated as MEKAVGSGRVLTAPVISEDGQPAAGSSIDEDVSDDETRDPSAEQEMSDLHVNEEVVKWKLTLHQIGLDVVRTDRTLVYYENQSNQSRLWDVLAVYSWIDRDIGYCQGMSDLCSPIIMLVENEADAFWCFEHLMRRLRGNFKCTSSSIGVRSQLTILASIVKTIDPALHQHLESLDGGEYLFAFRMLMVLFRREFSFVDAMYLWELMWAMEYNPNLFHMYEADGSNDLKVVDTRNNTVSLKQYGKFERKNVKSGVKNEQQATLSIFLAASVLEAKNKRLLMEAKGLDDVVKILNDITGNLDAKKACYDALKLQNKYLSKSIMIFIRFNVKGGGEILPKVTNFYTIIFFFCLFTSY; from the exons ATGGAGAAGGCTGTTGGAAGTGGCAGAGTGCTTACTGCACCTGTAATTAGTGAAGATGGGCAGCCTGCTGCGGGTTCATCAATAGATGAGGACGTTTCTGATGATGAAACCAGAGACCCTTCAGCAGAGCAGGAAATGAGTGATCTTCATGTCAATGAAGAAGTTGTCAAGTGGAAACTCACCTTGCACCAGATTG GCTTGGATGTAGTTAGAACAGACCGAACGCTTGTTTACTATGAGAATCAAAGTAATCAATCAAGGCTTTGGGATGTTCTTGCAGTATATTCATGGATAGATCGGGATATTGGTTACTGTCAAG GAATGAGTGATCTCTGCTCACCAATAATAATGCTTGTCGAAAATGAGGCAGATGCCTTTTGGTGCTTTGAACATTTAATGCGTAGACTG CGAGGGAATTTTAAATGCACCAGTAGTTCAATTGGAGTTCGATCGCAGCTTACAATACTGGCATCAATTGTAAAAACTATTGATCCGGCACTTCATCAGCATTTAG AAAGCCTGGATGGAGGAGAGTATCTCTTTGCCTTCCGAATGTTGATGGTGCTTTTCCGCAGAGAGTTCTCTTTTGTGGATGCAATGTACCTTTGGGAG TTGATGTGGGCAATGGAGTACAACCCGAATCTCTTCCATATGTATGAAGCCGATGGATCCAACGATCTAAAGGTGGTTGATACGAGGAATAACACCGTATCATTGAAGCAATATGGTAAGTTCGAGAGGAAGAATGTGAAGTCTGGTGTGAAAAATGAGCAACAGGCCACACTGTCCATCTTTCTTGCTGCTAGTGTTCTCGAAGCCAAGAACAAGCGTTTGCTAATGGAGGCCAAAGGCCTGGATGATGTTGTCAAG ATTTTGAATGACATAACTGGAAACTTGGATGCAAAGAAGGCATGTTATGATGCATTGAAGCTTCAAAATAAATACTTGA gTAAAAGTATCATGATCTTCATTCGTTTCAATGTTAAAGGTGGCGGCGAGATTTTGCCTAAAGTTACAAATTTTTAcaccattattttctttttttgtttatttacaagcTATTAA
- the LOC120252699 gene encoding CRIB domain-containing protein RIC10-like, with protein MGTKMKGLLKGLRYISQIFESEDEEPEMQIGYPTDVKHVAHIGWDGPSVSSNPSWMNEFRSASAPLNPGNASAASPKYDTNHSSGMGGSLRGTSDQPNPKPSRRGQTSGPDSPKRNSRRNHSADSITREGSGGSRNRRNKGGSSTAAANGGNDLPGQDLPAIPKQARRKKTKGGSGGSTRSSRSKATASEEMGGRQITTPAAPLTGKERL; from the exons ATGGGCACGAAGATGAAGGGCCTCCTTAAAGGCCTACGTTATATTTCCCAAATATtcg AGTCCGAGGATGAGGAGCCGGAGATGCAAATCGGGTACCCTACCGACGTGAAGCATGTGGCGCACATCGGATGGGATGGCCCTTCCGTTAGCTCCAATCCCAGCTGG ATGAACGAGTTCAGATCGGCATCCGCGCCGCTTAACCCCGGCAATGCCAGCGCCGCCTCCCCCAAATatg ATACCAACCACTCAAGCGGGATGGGAGGCTCCCTGCGAGGAACCTCCGATCAGCCGAACCCGAAGCCATCCCGGCGTGGGCAAACATCAGGCCCAGACTCACCAAAACGGAACTCGCGGCGCAACCACTCCGCCGATTCAATCACCCGTGAGGGATCGGGGGGATCACGGAACCGGCGTAACAAGGGTGGATCCTCCACAGCTGCGGCAAATGGAGGGAATGACTTACCGGGGCAAGACTTGCCGGCGATTCCCAAGCAGGCGAGGCGGAAAAAGACGAAGGGCGGTTCCGGCGGGTCCACGAGATCTTCGAGATCGAAGGCGACAGCCTCGGAGGAGATGGGCGGCCGGCAGATCACTACGCCGGCGGCGCCATTGACGGGGAAGGAGAGGCTTTGA
- the LOC120252763 gene encoding TBC1 domain family member 15-like isoform X1: MNCCGTTVNDDFGDIEAFYPIKPDCREDVPQTRFKPKTGKTLSAKRWHSSFSEEGYLDMATVLKRIQRGGVHPSIKGVVWEFLLGCYDPRSTFDERSQLRHKRRSEYEKLKSKCQEMEKAVGSGRVLTAPVISEDGQPAAGSSIDEDVSDDETRDPSAEQEMSDLHVNEEVVKWKLTLHQIGLDVVRTDRTLVYYENQSNQSRLWDVLAVYSWIDRDIGYCQGMSDLCSPIIMLVENEADAFWCFEHLMRRLRGNFKCTSSSIGVRSQLTILASIVKTIDPALHQHLESLDGGEYLFAFRMLMVLFRREFSFVDAMYLWELMWAMEYNPNLFHMYEADGSNDLKVVDTRNNTVSLKQYGKFERKNVKSGVKNEQQATLSIFLAASVLEAKNKRLLMEAKGLDDVVKILNDITGNLDAKKACYDALKLQNKYLSKSIMIFIRFNVKGGGEILPKVTNFYTIIFFFCLFTSY, from the exons ATGAATTGCTGTGGTACAACTGTTAATGATGATTTTGGGGATATTGAAGCGTTTTATCCAATAAAGCCTGATTGCAGGGAGGATGTTCCTCAGACTCGTTTCAAGCCCAAG ACTGGGAAAACTCTGAGTGCAAAACGATGGCATTCTTCCTTCTCCGAGGAAGGTTATCTAGATATGGCCACTGTACTGAAGCGGATACAACGGGGG GGTGTTCATCCTTCAATCAAAGGAGTAGTGTGGGAGTTCTTGCTTGGATGTTATGATCCTAGGAGCACTTTTGATGAAAGGAGCCAACTGAGACATAAACGGAG GTCAGagtatgaaaaattaaaatcaaaatgcCAAGAGATGGAGAAGGCTGTTGGAAGTGGCAGAGTGCTTACTGCACCTGTAATTAGTGAAGATGGGCAGCCTGCTGCGGGTTCATCAATAGATGAGGACGTTTCTGATGATGAAACCAGAGACCCTTCAGCAGAGCAGGAAATGAGTGATCTTCATGTCAATGAAGAAGTTGTCAAGTGGAAACTCACCTTGCACCAGATTG GCTTGGATGTAGTTAGAACAGACCGAACGCTTGTTTACTATGAGAATCAAAGTAATCAATCAAGGCTTTGGGATGTTCTTGCAGTATATTCATGGATAGATCGGGATATTGGTTACTGTCAAG GAATGAGTGATCTCTGCTCACCAATAATAATGCTTGTCGAAAATGAGGCAGATGCCTTTTGGTGCTTTGAACATTTAATGCGTAGACTG CGAGGGAATTTTAAATGCACCAGTAGTTCAATTGGAGTTCGATCGCAGCTTACAATACTGGCATCAATTGTAAAAACTATTGATCCGGCACTTCATCAGCATTTAG AAAGCCTGGATGGAGGAGAGTATCTCTTTGCCTTCCGAATGTTGATGGTGCTTTTCCGCAGAGAGTTCTCTTTTGTGGATGCAATGTACCTTTGGGAG TTGATGTGGGCAATGGAGTACAACCCGAATCTCTTCCATATGTATGAAGCCGATGGATCCAACGATCTAAAGGTGGTTGATACGAGGAATAACACCGTATCATTGAAGCAATATGGTAAGTTCGAGAGGAAGAATGTGAAGTCTGGTGTGAAAAATGAGCAACAGGCCACACTGTCCATCTTTCTTGCTGCTAGTGTTCTCGAAGCCAAGAACAAGCGTTTGCTAATGGAGGCCAAAGGCCTGGATGATGTTGTCAAG ATTTTGAATGACATAACTGGAAACTTGGATGCAAAGAAGGCATGTTATGATGCATTGAAGCTTCAAAATAAATACTTGA gTAAAAGTATCATGATCTTCATTCGTTTCAATGTTAAAGGTGGCGGCGAGATTTTGCCTAAAGTTACAAATTTTTAcaccattattttctttttttgtttatttacaagcTATTAA